A portion of the Platichthys flesus chromosome 7, fPlaFle2.1, whole genome shotgun sequence genome contains these proteins:
- the LOC133957363 gene encoding cytosolic sulfotransferase 1-like has protein sequence MVSRPELIEFQGEWTTHYFRDNWENIQNFKARQDDVLIVTYPKSGSTWVSYMLDLLYYGQSTPQSPRTGRLHERVTVFEMCFPGPQPESGGPPPVYTGTEQLDNLVTSPRLIRTHLPVRFLPKSFWDQNCRIIYVARNARDSVVSYFHFDRMSLVQPEPGDWNSYLHRFMEGKMVHGSWYDHVSSWWEKKATYSNLHFMFYEDLVEDTGREIDKLCSFLGLSPSVEEMEGLKGTVEFDSMKQDMVVNQVGFPWMDTKISSFMRKGKVGDWKNHFTVAQNEEFEEDYKKKMKNPTLKFCNEPVSGCK, from the exons atggtttCACGACCAGAGCTCATTGAATTCCAAGGAGAATGGACGACTCACTATTTCAGAGACAACTGggaaaacattcaaaacttcaaggCCAGGCAAGATGATGTACTCATCGTAACATACCCCAAATCAG GAAGCACCTGGGTCTCATACATGCTTGACCTTCTGTATTATGGTCAGTCGACTCCTCAGAGTCCGAGAACCGGCCGTCTTCATGAAAGAGTGACGGTCTTCGAGATGTGCTTCCCTGGTCCACAGCCAG AATCAGGGGGTCCTCCACCTGTTTACACAGGAACAGAGCAATTGGACAATCTCGTCACTTCTCCTCGACTCATTAGGACTCATCTTCCAGTTCGCTTTTTGCCAAAATCATTCTGGGATCAAAACTGCAGG ATCATTTACGTGGCGCGCAATGCAAGGGACAGTGTGGTGTCTTATTTCCACTTTGATCGCATGTCACTGGTCCAGCCAGAGCCTGGAGACTGGAACAGTTACCTGCACAGATTCATGGAGGGAAAGA TGGTGCATGGATCCTGGTATGACCATGTGAGCAGCTGGTGGGAGAAGAAAGCAACATATTCAAACCTTCATTTCATGTTCTATGAAGACCTGGTTGAG GATACTGGACGGGAAATAGACAAACTCTGCAGCTTCCTCGGTTTGTCTCCATCAGTCGAGGAGATGGAAGGACTCAAAGGCACCGTGGAGTTTGATAGTATGAAACAAGACATGGTGGTCAACCAAGTAGGATTTCCATGGATGGATACCAAAATTTCCTCTTTCATGAGGAAAG GGAAAGTTGGGGACTGGAAGAACCACTTCACTGTGGCTCAGAATGaagagtttgaagaagactacaagaaaaagatgaagaatcCCACACTGAAGTTTTGCAATGAGCCTGTGTCCGGCtgtaaataa
- the LOC133957364 gene encoding cytosolic sulfotransferase 1-like: protein MEPPPRPTIFDFHGVYMIKYFTENWDNIQSFEARPSDIVIATYPKAGTTWVSYILDLLYFEEMGPERMASIPLHERVPFLEFSSSFHHKGKDLADQLPTTPRLIKTHLPIQFVPKSFWEQNCRIIYVGRNAKDSAVSYFHFNRMNLVQPDPVNWSTFLQDFEQGKMVFGSWYDHVNGWWEKKQTYSNIHYMLYEDLTEDPGQEIDKLCSFLGLSPSAEKKERVATGAKFDNMKQDKMANYSTIKVMDQKVSPFMRKGKVGDWKNHFTVAQNEEFDEDYKKKMKNPTLKFRNEI from the exons ATGGAGCCACCACCTCGACCAACAATCTTTGACTTCCACGGAGTCTACATGATCAAATACTTCACTGAAAACTGGGACAACATCCAAAGCTTCGAAGCGAGACCAAGTGATATTGTCATAGCTACTTATCCTAAAGCAG GGACAACATGGGTCTCTTACATCCTGGATCTGCTGTATTTTGAGGAAATGGGTCCCGAGCGAATGGCATCCATCCCCCTTCATGAGAGAGTGCCTTTCCTGGAGTTCAGCTCATCTTTTCATCACAAAG GCAAAGACCTGGCGGACCAGCTACCTACTACGCCTCGTCTAATTAAAACTCATCTACCAATTCAGTTTGTGCCAAAGTCCTTCTGGGAGCAGAACTGCCGG ATTATCTACGTCGGTCGTAACGCAAAGGACTCGGCAGTGTCCTATTTTCATTTTAACCGGATGAACTTAGTCCAGCCAGATCCAGTTAACTGGAGCACCTTCCTGCAGGATTTCGAGCAGGGAAAGA TGGTGTTTGGTTCTTGGTATGACCACGTGAACGGCTGGTGGGAGAAGAAACAGACATATTCCAATATTCACTACATGCTCTATGAAGACCTGACTGAG GACCCGGGACAAGAGATAGACAAGCTTTGCTCCTTCCTCGGTTTGTCTCCTTCGGCcgaaaagaaggaaagagtcGCAACTGGAGCGAAGTTTGACAACATGAAACAAGACAAAATGGCAAATTATTCCACTATTAAAGTGATGGACCAAAAGGTGTCTCCTTTTATGAGAAAAG GGAAAGTTGGTGACTGGAAGAACCACTTCACTGTGGCTCAGAATGAAGAGTTTGACGAAGACTAtaagaaaaagatgaagaatcCCACACTGAAGTTTCGCAATGAGATTTAG